The following proteins are co-located in the Limanda limanda chromosome 5, fLimLim1.1, whole genome shotgun sequence genome:
- the si:dkey-174n20.1 gene encoding retinol dehydrogenase 14 — protein MYFFYTIIAALVCFFILKWMKRRRSCTDLTRLDGKTVLITGGNSGIGKETAVALALRGARVIIACRDMDKAEKAVREIKFKSRSLNVLHMELDLGNLRSVREFSKSFLQREKRLDILINNAGMPSVLDWTDDGFSMCFGVNHLGHFLLTNLLLPRLKECAPSRVITLTCSTYKYQKLDFQDLNYNLLPFFTYCRSKLANIYFSQELARITEGKEVTCCAVHPGFVQSGWTCHYSFLFRMLMQVIMWMFFVPCEIGAQTVVHCAVSDEAAKLSGGYFVDCRPCSLRPFARDAGVAKKLWEASERLVKLV, from the exons ATGTATTTCTTCTACACCATCATCGCTGCGCTGGTTTGTTTCTTCATCTTGAaatggatgaagaggaggaggagctgcaccgACCTGACGAGACTCGACGGGAAAACAGTTCTGATCACAG gtgGGAACTCTGGTATTGGAAAGGAGACGGCGGTGGCCTTGGCTCTGAGAGGCGCTCGGGTCATCATTGCTTGCAGAGACATGGACAAGGCGGAGAAGGCTGTGAGAGAGATCAAGTTTAAGAGCCGCAGTCTCAATGTCCTGCACATGGAGCTGGACCTGGGCAACCTGCGCTCGGTGCGGGAGTTCAGTAAGAGCTTcctccagagagagaagaggctggACATCCTCATCAATAATGCAG GGATGCCCAGTGTCCTGGACTGGACAGACGACGGCTTCAGCATGTGCTTCGGCGTCAACCACTTAGGTCACTTCCTGCTGACCAACCTGCTCCTGCCTCGTCTGAAGGAGTGCGCTCCCAGCCGAGTGATCACCCTCACGTGCTCCACCTACAAATACCAGAAGCTGGACTTTCAGGACCTCAACTACAACCTGCTGCCCTTCTTCACCTACTGCCGCAGCAAACTGGCCAACATCTACTTCAGTCAGGAACTGGCCCGCATCACAGAAGGGAAGGAAGTGACCTGTTGTGCTGTGCATCCTG gCTTCGTGCAGAGCGGTTGGACGTGTCACTACTCCTTCCTGTTCCGGATGCTGATGCAGGTGATCATGTGGATGTTCTTTGTGCCGTGTGAGATCGGAGCTCAGACCGTCGTCCACTGCGCCGTGTCAGACGAAGCTGCCAAACTGAGCGGAGGCTACTTCGTGGACTGCCGGCCCTGCAGCCTGCGGCCGTTTGCTCGAGACGCTGGTGTGGCCAAAAAACTGTGGGAGGCCAGTGAGAGACTTGTGAAACTGGTCTGA